In Paractinoplanes brasiliensis, the following proteins share a genomic window:
- the rplN gene encoding 50S ribosomal protein L14 → MIQQESRLRVADNTGAREILCIRVLGGSGRRYASIGDVIVATVKDAIPGAGVKKGDVVKAVIVRTAKEKRRPDGSYIRFDENAAVIIKDGGDPRGTRIFGPVGRELRDKRFMKIISLAPEVL, encoded by the coding sequence GTGATTCAGCAGGAGTCGCGACTGCGCGTCGCTGACAACACGGGTGCGCGGGAGATCCTGTGCATCCGCGTGCTCGGCGGCTCCGGTCGCCGTTACGCGAGCATCGGCGACGTCATCGTGGCCACGGTCAAGGACGCCATCCCGGGCGCCGGTGTGAAGAAGGGTGACGTCGTCAAGGCGGTCATCGTTCGCACCGCCAAGGAGAAGCGTCGTCCCGACGGCTCGTACATCCGGTTCGACGAGAACGCCGCCGTCATCATCAAGGACGGCGGGGACCCCCGCGGTACCCGCATCTTCGGCCCGGTCGGGCGCGAGCTGCGCGACAAGCGGTTCATGAAGATCATCAGCCTGGCGCCGGAGGTGCTCTGA
- the rpsQ gene encoding 30S ribosomal protein S17, with protein sequence MSDESTATVRANRKVREGLVVSDKMDKTVVVEVEDRVKHALYGKVLRRTRKLKVHDEQNACGVGDRVLLMETRPLSATKRWRVVEILEKAK encoded by the coding sequence ATGAGTGACGAGAGCACGGCCACGGTCCGCGCGAACCGCAAGGTGCGCGAGGGTCTCGTGGTCAGCGACAAGATGGACAAGACCGTCGTCGTCGAGGTCGAGGACCGTGTGAAGCACGCCCTCTACGGCAAGGTTCTGCGCCGCACCCGCAAGCTCAAGGTGCACGACGAGCAGAACGCGTGCGGCGTCGGCGACCGGGTTCTGCTCATGGAGACCCGTCCGCTGTCGGCCACCAAGCGGTGGCGTGTCGTGGAGATCCTCGAAAAGGCCAAGTGA